A region from the Oceanidesulfovibrio marinus genome encodes:
- a CDS encoding malic enzyme-like NAD(P)-binding protein translates to MALFTKQEALDYHSSPRRGKLEVIPIKPCNNQKDLSMAYSPGVAEACKAIVEDPANAALYTGRSNLVAVVSNGTAVLGLGNIGPLAGKPVMEGKGVLFKTFTDIDVYDINLDITDPEQLVEVVKTMEPTFGGINLEDIKAPECFYIEDALKAAMNIPVFHDDQHGTAVISGAGIINAAEITNRKMEDMKAVVVGAGAAGIACAKFYVNLGIDPANIYMFDSRGLITKGREGLNKYKEEFAQAKDATLEECLKGADVFLGLSRKDLVNKDMVRGMAKNPIIFAMANPDPEITYADAKDAVPDCIMGTGRTDYPNQVNNVSGFPYIFRGALDVQASEINEEMKVAAAEALAALAKEPVPSEMCDAYGVKELTFGYDYVIPKPLDPRMLEWETPAVAKAAMDTGVATAPIDDLDAYALQLRERIASSRKRINAFVESYG, encoded by the coding sequence ATGGCTTTGTTTACCAAACAAGAAGCGCTGGACTACCACAGCTCCCCCCGCCGGGGTAAGCTGGAGGTCATCCCGATCAAGCCCTGCAACAACCAGAAGGACCTCTCCATGGCCTACTCGCCCGGCGTTGCCGAGGCGTGCAAGGCCATTGTCGAGGACCCGGCCAATGCAGCCCTGTACACCGGCCGCTCCAACCTCGTGGCCGTGGTCTCCAACGGCACCGCCGTGCTGGGCCTGGGCAACATCGGTCCGCTGGCCGGCAAGCCGGTCATGGAAGGCAAGGGCGTGCTGTTCAAGACTTTCACGGACATCGATGTCTACGACATCAACCTGGATATCACCGATCCCGAGCAGCTCGTCGAGGTCGTCAAGACCATGGAGCCCACCTTCGGTGGCATCAACCTGGAGGACATCAAGGCGCCTGAGTGCTTCTACATCGAGGACGCGCTCAAGGCCGCGATGAACATCCCCGTGTTCCATGACGACCAGCACGGCACGGCCGTGATCTCCGGCGCCGGAATCATCAACGCCGCCGAAATCACCAACCGCAAGATGGAAGACATGAAAGCGGTGGTGGTCGGCGCCGGCGCGGCCGGCATTGCCTGCGCCAAGTTCTACGTCAACCTGGGCATCGATCCCGCGAACATCTACATGTTCGACTCCCGCGGCCTGATCACCAAGGGACGCGAGGGCCTGAACAAGTACAAGGAAGAGTTCGCCCAGGCCAAGGACGCCACCCTGGAGGAGTGCCTCAAGGGCGCCGACGTCTTCCTGGGCCTGTCCCGGAAAGACCTGGTGAACAAGGACATGGTCCGCGGCATGGCCAAGAACCCCATCATCTTCGCCATGGCCAACCCGGACCCGGAGATCACCTACGCGGACGCCAAGGATGCGGTGCCGGACTGCATCATGGGCACCGGCCGCACCGACTATCCGAACCAGGTGAACAACGTCTCCGGCTTCCCGTACATCTTCCGTGGCGCGCTGGACGTGCAGGCCTCGGAGATCAACGAGGAGATGAAGGTCGCCGCGGCCGAGGCTCTGGCCGCCCTGGCCAAGGAGCCCGTTCCCAGCGAGATGTGCGACGCTTACGGCGTCAAGGAGCTCACCTTCGGCTACGACTACGTTATCCCCAAGCCGCTCGACCCGCGCATGCTTGAATGGGAAACCCCGGCCGTGGCCAAGGCCGCCATGGACACCGGTGTAGCCACCGCCCCCATCGACGACCTGGACGCTTACGCCCTTCAGTTGCGCGAACGCATCGCCTCCTCGCGCAAACGCATCAACGCATTCGTAGAGAGTTATGGCTAG
- a CDS encoding SLC13 family permease → MTKKIFLAVSLIAVVVLLTVGVCFAQDGGVAPSAAHAYITLAILFVAAILFFTEVIPLPITAMLVPVSLSIFHIIPSKAAFANFGNKWVIIFMAMFIVGEATFVTGFADKVGKMTVKLSKGSEAKLLILSMTSVGILSAFLSNTGTTVVAIPMIMGMCASANIRPGKILMPVAFGASLGGTMTLVGTPPNGLVNSVLEKMGPAGVNPFGFFEFAKIGIVLFVVGILYYAFIGKKFLPDSVVECSEEELAQKPKRPEKMIWALLIFAFVVAAMATKFLALEVAAMLGACLVVITGCMTMKEAFKSVDWTTIFLFAGMLSMSTAMQKSGAASMIAEEVVTLVHNPYLILAVCCAITALVTNFMSNTATAALMAPLAIPIAVQGGISPLPIVMGIAMSASACFLTPVATPPNTIVLGPGNYKFMDYFKAGWPLQIISFFICVLVIPMIWPF, encoded by the coding sequence ATGACCAAGAAAATCTTTCTCGCGGTCTCGCTGATCGCCGTCGTGGTACTGCTCACCGTCGGAGTCTGCTTTGCGCAGGACGGCGGCGTGGCACCTTCGGCGGCCCATGCCTACATCACCCTGGCCATCCTCTTTGTCGCGGCCATTCTGTTCTTCACAGAGGTGATACCGCTCCCTATCACGGCCATGCTCGTCCCTGTATCCCTCTCAATATTCCACATCATTCCATCCAAGGCGGCCTTCGCCAACTTCGGCAACAAGTGGGTCATCATCTTCATGGCCATGTTCATCGTGGGCGAGGCCACCTTTGTCACCGGGTTCGCCGACAAGGTGGGCAAAATGACGGTCAAGCTCTCCAAGGGAAGCGAGGCCAAGCTGCTCATCCTGTCCATGACCTCGGTGGGCATCCTGTCCGCCTTTCTCTCCAACACCGGCACCACGGTGGTGGCCATCCCCATGATCATGGGCATGTGCGCCAGCGCCAACATCCGGCCCGGCAAGATCCTCATGCCCGTGGCCTTCGGCGCCTCTCTGGGCGGCACCATGACCCTGGTGGGCACGCCGCCCAACGGCCTGGTCAACTCCGTATTGGAAAAAATGGGCCCGGCAGGCGTGAACCCCTTCGGCTTCTTCGAGTTCGCCAAGATCGGCATCGTCCTCTTCGTCGTCGGCATCCTGTACTATGCATTCATCGGCAAGAAGTTCCTGCCCGACTCCGTAGTGGAGTGCAGCGAGGAAGAGCTGGCCCAGAAGCCCAAGCGGCCCGAGAAGATGATCTGGGCCCTGCTTATCTTCGCCTTTGTCGTCGCGGCCATGGCCACCAAGTTCCTGGCCCTGGAAGTGGCCGCCATGCTGGGCGCCTGCCTCGTGGTCATCACCGGCTGCATGACCATGAAGGAGGCCTTCAAGTCCGTTGACTGGACCACCATCTTCCTGTTCGCGGGCATGCTCTCCATGTCCACGGCCATGCAGAAGTCCGGCGCCGCCTCAATGATCGCCGAGGAAGTGGTCACACTGGTGCACAACCCCTACCTCATCCTCGCCGTATGCTGCGCCATCACAGCGCTGGTGACCAACTTCATGTCCAACACGGCCACGGCCGCGCTCATGGCACCCCTGGCCATACCGATCGCTGTCCAGGGCGGCATCTCGCCCCTGCCCATCGTCATGGGCATCGCTATGTCGGCCTCAGCCTGCTTCCTGACCCCCGTTGCCACGCCCCCCAACACCATCGTGCTGGGCCCGGGTAACTACAAATTCATGGACTACTTCAAGGCCGGCTGGCCGCTGCAGATAATCAGCTTCTTCATCTGCGTGCTGGTCATCCCCATGATCTGGCCCTTCTAG
- a CDS encoding iron-containing alcohol dehydrogenase codes for MSSNFTTKFAIPEVIFGNGAIKHLASCARGLGARRILLVSDMGVEDAGWVQMVMDLLAQDSLECVYFNEIDSNPRDSQVHAGVEVYLAEGCDVIVALGGGSPIDTGKGIGIIAGNGGNIADYEGANRIMRPLPPMISAPTTAGSGSDMTQYSIITDVSRKVKMSIISRSLVPNISIIDPTMLRTKTQELIIASAVDALAHAVESYVSRLASPFTDHHALQAIRLFVENLERAVEHRDPKALEQLSIASTAAGMSFSNAGLGALHSLAHSLGGMFDVLHGLVHPIMLPAVMRFNLPECIEKMAAIGRITTGRDHKNDVSAAYAGIEHLERLFQTLNVPTHLREILPDPEVLEPICRMAVYDACTMTNPRDVTCEDLQSICKEAW; via the coding sequence ATGTCTTCAAATTTTACCACGAAGTTCGCCATCCCTGAAGTTATCTTCGGAAATGGAGCGATCAAGCACCTTGCCAGCTGCGCACGGGGGCTCGGCGCTCGGCGCATCCTTCTTGTCAGCGATATGGGTGTGGAGGACGCCGGCTGGGTCCAGATGGTCATGGACCTTCTTGCCCAGGACTCACTGGAGTGCGTCTACTTCAACGAGATCGACTCCAACCCGCGCGACAGCCAGGTGCACGCCGGCGTGGAGGTCTATCTCGCGGAAGGCTGCGACGTCATCGTCGCCCTGGGCGGCGGCAGTCCCATCGACACCGGCAAAGGCATCGGCATCATTGCCGGCAACGGCGGCAACATCGCCGACTACGAGGGCGCCAACCGCATCATGCGGCCCCTGCCGCCCATGATCTCCGCCCCGACCACTGCCGGCAGTGGCTCGGACATGACGCAGTACTCCATCATCACGGACGTCTCCCGCAAGGTGAAGATGTCGATCATCAGCCGTTCCCTGGTGCCGAACATTTCCATTATCGACCCCACCATGCTGCGGACCAAGACTCAGGAGCTGATCATCGCCTCGGCCGTGGACGCCCTGGCCCACGCCGTGGAGTCCTATGTTTCGCGGCTGGCCTCGCCGTTCACGGATCACCATGCCCTGCAGGCCATCCGTCTGTTCGTCGAAAACCTGGAACGCGCTGTGGAGCATCGCGACCCCAAGGCGCTGGAGCAGCTTTCCATCGCCAGCACGGCTGCGGGCATGAGCTTTTCCAACGCAGGGCTCGGGGCGCTCCACTCTCTGGCTCATTCCCTGGGCGGCATGTTCGACGTGCTGCACGGCCTGGTCCACCCCATCATGCTGCCCGCGGTCATGCGCTTCAACCTGCCGGAGTGCATAGAAAAAATGGCGGCCATCGGCAGAATCACAACGGGCAGGGACCACAAGAACGATGTGTCCGCGGCGTATGCAGGCATCGAGCACCTCGAACGACTTTTCCAAACCCTGAATGTGCCCACACACCTGCGGGAGATCCTGCCGGACCCGGAGGTACTGGAACCCATCTGCAGAATGGCCGTGTACGACGCGTGCACCATGACCAACCCCCGCGACGTGACATGTGAAGACCTGCAAAGCATTTGCAAGGAAGCGTGGTGA
- a CDS encoding two-component system sensor histidine kinase NtrB has protein sequence MCPHAAPARPAHLEDLVGIEHTKLGFFEQLRHKIEELETKNQETEDRRRETAAILDGISDLMMVLTEDLKIISVNHVFNETFPDIPNPEGHYCFELFRHETHPCPECPAFRSLSTNKVCKETAIFRIDGTNRHYEMIASPLKNQEWPKHRVLIFKRDVTMEKIYQAKYYQAEKMATLGVLATGVAHEVNNPLAAISGYAQGLQRKLARIADDVDPSMADDFREYTKTIVNECNRCRDIVHSLLTFGHPVCTFSPMSINDIVTETLKLLEHYFKSQPQIKVQTALTETLPISFGDAPQIMQVLLNLLTNAVDALTSNPDAARNGGTITIRTSTTPAEDWIRLEVSDTGCGIPMKNKDKLFEPFFTTKPVGKGIGVGLSTCYNIVRGHKGEITVESQIGKGSRFIVVLPTNPDDINA, from the coding sequence ATGTGTCCGCACGCTGCTCCGGCTCGGCCCGCCCATCTGGAGGACCTCGTCGGCATCGAGCACACCAAGCTCGGTTTCTTCGAGCAGCTTCGCCACAAGATCGAGGAGCTTGAGACCAAGAACCAGGAAACCGAAGACCGCCGCCGTGAGACGGCCGCCATCCTGGACGGCATCAGCGACCTCATGATGGTGCTCACCGAGGACCTGAAGATTATCTCCGTGAACCACGTCTTCAACGAGACCTTCCCGGATATTCCCAACCCCGAAGGCCACTACTGCTTCGAGCTTTTCCGCCACGAGACGCACCCCTGCCCGGAGTGCCCGGCCTTCCGCTCCCTCTCCACCAACAAGGTGTGCAAGGAGACGGCCATCTTCCGCATCGATGGCACCAACCGCCATTACGAGATGATCGCCTCGCCGCTGAAGAACCAGGAGTGGCCCAAGCACCGCGTGCTCATCTTCAAGCGCGACGTGACCATGGAGAAAATCTACCAGGCCAAGTACTACCAGGCCGAGAAGATGGCCACGCTGGGCGTGCTGGCCACGGGCGTGGCCCACGAGGTGAACAACCCCCTGGCGGCCATATCCGGCTACGCCCAGGGGCTGCAGCGCAAGCTGGCGCGCATCGCCGACGATGTCGATCCTTCCATGGCCGACGATTTCCGCGAGTACACCAAGACCATCGTCAACGAGTGCAACCGCTGCCGGGACATCGTGCACTCGCTGCTCACCTTCGGTCATCCGGTCTGCACCTTCTCGCCCATGAGCATCAACGACATCGTTACCGAGACGCTCAAGCTCCTGGAGCACTACTTCAAGAGCCAGCCGCAGATAAAAGTGCAGACCGCGCTCACCGAGACCCTGCCCATCAGCTTCGGCGACGCGCCCCAGATCATGCAGGTATTGCTGAACCTTTTGACCAACGCCGTGGACGCCCTGACCAGCAACCCCGATGCAGCCAGGAACGGCGGGACCATTACCATCCGCACCTCGACCACCCCTGCGGAAGACTGGATTCGTCTCGAGGTTTCGGATACAGGATGCGGCATTCCCATGAAAAATAAGGACAAGCTCTTCGAGCCCTTCTTCACGACCAAACCCGTGGGCAAAGGCATCGGTGTGGGATTGTCCACCTGCTACAACATCGTGCGCGGGCACAAGGGTGAAATTACGGTGGAAAGCCAGATAGGCAAGGGCTCCAGGTTCATCGTGGTCCTGCCGACAAACCCGGACGACATCAATGCCTAA
- a CDS encoding sigma-54-dependent transcriptional regulator — MPNPYNVLVVDDEQPILRLLEKELATEDRNIETASTAKEARDKLAKKMYDVIVLDIRLPDADGLELFEEFKGRIPDVEIVLITGHGDIDSAVVAMRMGAYDYIPKPFALDRLELVMDRAFQRVCLQRENRGLRHSQDSDNHSWRLIGKSKAIKQILYLVDKVAPTDVPVLLTGESGAGKDVVARVIHDRSARAAQPMIVKNCATLQRELMRSELFGHAKGSFTGATESQEGLMMYANKGTLFLDEIGDLPLEVQASLLRVLETKKYRRVGGKEERQADIRFLFATNRNLAAAVEDGEFNEALFHRINVFKIEIPPLRERKEDLPLLVEHFLGRLSTRAEPATISDKAMACLFTYNWPGNVRELRNVLERSLILAENGLVTESSLPKELVERQADSLIMSTVPAANTLEAMEKEHIVHMLSLYDGNRQKTAQALGIGRKTLYRKLEKYGL; from the coding sequence ATGCCTAACCCGTACAATGTACTCGTCGTCGACGACGAGCAGCCCATCCTTCGCCTTCTGGAAAAGGAGCTGGCCACCGAGGACCGGAACATCGAGACCGCCTCCACGGCCAAGGAAGCGCGCGATAAGCTCGCGAAGAAGATGTACGATGTCATTGTCCTGGACATCCGCCTGCCCGACGCCGACGGCCTGGAGCTGTTCGAGGAGTTCAAGGGCCGCATCCCGGACGTGGAGATCGTGCTCATCACCGGCCACGGCGACATCGACAGCGCCGTGGTGGCCATGCGCATGGGCGCGTACGACTACATTCCCAAGCCCTTTGCCCTGGACCGGCTCGAGCTCGTCATGGACCGCGCCTTCCAGCGCGTCTGCCTGCAGCGGGAGAACCGCGGCCTGCGCCACTCCCAGGACTCGGACAACCACTCCTGGCGGCTCATCGGCAAGTCCAAGGCCATCAAGCAGATACTGTATCTTGTGGACAAGGTGGCGCCTACCGACGTGCCTGTGCTGCTCACTGGCGAGTCCGGCGCGGGCAAGGACGTGGTCGCCCGGGTGATCCACGACCGCAGCGCACGCGCGGCCCAGCCCATGATCGTGAAAAACTGCGCCACGCTCCAGCGCGAGCTGATGCGCAGCGAGCTCTTCGGTCACGCCAAAGGGTCCTTCACCGGGGCCACGGAGAGCCAGGAAGGCCTCATGATGTACGCCAACAAGGGTACGCTCTTCCTGGACGAGATAGGCGACCTGCCGCTGGAGGTGCAGGCCTCGCTGCTGCGCGTGCTGGAGACCAAAAAATACCGGCGCGTGGGCGGTAAGGAAGAACGGCAGGCAGACATCCGCTTCCTCTTCGCCACCAACCGAAACCTTGCCGCGGCCGTGGAGGACGGCGAGTTCAACGAGGCGCTGTTCCACCGCATCAACGTCTTCAAGATCGAAATCCCGCCTTTGCGCGAACGTAAGGAAGACCTCCCCTTGTTGGTGGAGCATTTTCTCGGAAGGCTTTCCACCCGCGCCGAGCCGGCGACCATTTCCGACAAGGCCATGGCCTGCCTGTTCACCTACAACTGGCCCGGCAACGTGCGCGAGCTGCGCAATGTGCTGGAACGCAGCCTGATCCTTGCGGAAAACGGACTTGTTACAGAAAGTTCATTACCCAAGGAGCTGGTGGAGCGCCAGGCGGACAGCCTGATCATGAGCACCGTTCCAGCCGCAAACACCCTGGAAGCCATGGAAAAAGAGCATATCGTGCATATGCTTTCGCTCTATGACGGGAACCGCCAGAAGACTGCCCAGGCTCTGGGCATTGGCAGAAAGACGCTTTACCGCAAGCTTGAAAAATACGGCTTGTGA
- a CDS encoding iron-containing alcohol dehydrogenase, producing the protein MSVREQVYGFFIPNVTLIGIGAAKEIPGKIQALGGTKPLIVTDKGIVGAGILKQITDLMDGAGMKYAVYDETIPNPTDENVHKGVDVYKAEKCDSLITLGGGSSHDCGKGIGLVVSNGGKIHDFEGIDKSTKPLPPYVAVNTTAGTASEMTRFCIITDLSRKVKMAIVDWRVTPNIAVDDPLLMVGMPPALTAATGMDALTHAVEAFVSTIATPMTDACAEKSIELIFQYLRAAVANGQDIEAREAMCFAQYLAGMAFNNASLGHVHAMAHQLGGFYDLPHGECNAILLPHVEKFNLIAKVDRFAKMAEIMGANISEMSKRDAAEVALEEIKRLSTDVGIPAGLVELGKRYGKQVKFEDIAIMTANAQKDACGFTNPRCPKDEDVAAIYEAAM; encoded by the coding sequence ATGAGTGTTCGTGAACAAGTGTACGGTTTCTTTATCCCGAACGTCACGCTCATCGGCATCGGCGCTGCCAAAGAAATCCCTGGTAAAATCCAGGCTCTCGGCGGAACCAAGCCCCTCATCGTCACCGATAAGGGTATCGTCGGCGCTGGCATCCTGAAGCAGATCACCGACCTGATGGATGGCGCGGGCATGAAGTACGCCGTCTACGACGAAACCATCCCCAACCCCACCGACGAGAACGTCCACAAGGGCGTTGACGTCTACAAAGCCGAGAAATGCGACAGCCTGATCACCCTGGGCGGCGGCTCCTCTCATGACTGCGGTAAGGGTATCGGCCTCGTCGTCTCCAACGGCGGCAAGATCCACGACTTCGAAGGCATCGACAAGTCCACCAAGCCGCTGCCCCCGTACGTGGCCGTGAACACCACCGCCGGCACCGCTTCCGAGATGACCCGCTTCTGCATCATCACGGACCTCTCCCGTAAGGTTAAGATGGCCATCGTTGACTGGCGCGTGACCCCGAACATCGCCGTGGACGATCCGCTGCTGATGGTCGGCATGCCTCCGGCGCTGACCGCCGCCACCGGCATGGACGCCCTGACCCACGCTGTGGAAGCCTTCGTTTCCACCATCGCCACCCCCATGACCGACGCCTGTGCTGAGAAGTCCATCGAGCTGATCTTCCAGTACCTGCGCGCCGCTGTGGCCAACGGTCAGGACATCGAAGCCCGCGAAGCCATGTGTTTCGCTCAGTACCTGGCCGGCATGGCGTTCAACAACGCCTCCCTGGGCCACGTGCACGCCATGGCTCACCAGCTGGGCGGCTTCTACGACCTGCCCCACGGCGAATGCAACGCCATTCTCCTGCCGCACGTCGAGAAGTTCAACCTCATCGCCAAGGTTGATCGTTTCGCGAAAATGGCCGAAATTATGGGCGCCAACATCTCCGAGATGTCCAAGCGCGACGCCGCTGAAGTGGCTCTCGAAGAGATCAAGCGCCTGTCCACCGACGTCGGCATCCCTGCCGGCCTAGTCGAACTCGGCAAGCGCTACGGCAAGCAGGTCAAGTTCGAGGACATCGCGATCATGACCGCCAACGCTCAAAAGGACGCTTGCGGCTTCACGAACCCTCGTTGCCCCAAGGACGAGGACGTTGCCGCCATTTACGAAGCTGCCATGTAA
- a CDS encoding 4Fe-4S dicluster domain-containing protein: MEVINITKSYDPDFVAEVEAESEQNVRLCYQCGNCTAGCPYTFAYDIPVSQIMRLVQAGQKEKVLSCRSIWICATCESCTTRCPNDIDVARLMDVLRHMARRYNYNAVPTVRTFVDSFLNSVEKHGRVFEMGLMAAYMTKTGRFWTDTDLSPKVLPKGKLSFKPHRIQGRDEVAKIFERYKEQQR, encoded by the coding sequence ATGGAAGTCATCAACATCACGAAATCCTACGACCCGGATTTTGTTGCAGAGGTAGAAGCCGAGAGCGAGCAGAACGTTCGGCTTTGCTACCAGTGCGGCAACTGCACGGCGGGTTGTCCGTACACGTTTGCGTACGACATCCCGGTGAGCCAGATCATGCGTCTGGTTCAGGCGGGTCAGAAGGAGAAAGTTCTCAGCTGCCGGTCGATCTGGATCTGCGCGACGTGCGAGTCGTGCACGACGCGCTGCCCGAACGACATCGACGTAGCCCGGCTCATGGACGTGCTGCGGCACATGGCCCGGCGGTACAACTACAACGCCGTGCCCACGGTCCGCACCTTTGTGGACAGCTTTCTCAACTCGGTGGAGAAGCATGGCCGCGTCTTTGAGATGGGTCTGATGGCCGCCTACATGACCAAGACGGGCCGTTTCTGGACGGACACCGATCTGAGCCCGAAGGTCCTTCCCAAGGGCAAGCTTTCCTTCAAGCCACATCGCATCCAGGGCAGGGACGAAGTGGCCAAGATTTTCGAGCGTTACAAGGAGCAGCAACGATGA
- a CDS encoding CoB--CoM heterodisulfide reductase iron-sulfur subunit B family protein, producing the protein MSEARTYGYYPGCSGMGTSMEYERSTRAVCEALGIKLVELEDWSCCGSTPAHTVDHVLSAALSGRNLSIAESMGLDTVITPCPSCLTNLKTATHRMENPEFRSKVDKLLDKPAPGGVAVKSVLQVIFEDVGPDAIREKVVRPLDGLALAPYYGCLMNRPPEVMQFDDPENPTSMDEILKALGADVVPYGLKVECCGASHGIAQKDVVTTLSGRLLDLAYAEKAVAMVTACPLCQMNLDLRQGQINSANKTNYKMPIFYYTQLLGIALGLPEKELGFDKLAVNPAPVLKAIQEPSHAAS; encoded by the coding sequence ATGAGCGAGGCGCGCACCTACGGTTACTATCCGGGCTGCTCCGGCATGGGCACGTCCATGGAGTACGAGCGCTCGACCCGCGCGGTCTGCGAGGCGCTGGGCATCAAGCTTGTGGAGCTGGAGGACTGGAGCTGCTGCGGTTCCACGCCTGCGCACACGGTGGACCACGTGCTGTCGGCCGCCTTGTCCGGCCGCAACCTGTCCATCGCGGAGTCCATGGGTCTGGACACGGTGATCACGCCCTGCCCGAGCTGCCTGACCAATCTGAAGACCGCGACGCACCGCATGGAGAACCCGGAGTTCAGGTCCAAGGTGGACAAGCTTCTGGACAAGCCCGCGCCCGGCGGTGTGGCGGTCAAGTCGGTCCTGCAGGTCATTTTCGAGGACGTGGGCCCGGATGCCATCCGCGAGAAGGTGGTCCGGCCGCTGGATGGACTGGCGCTGGCGCCGTACTACGGCTGCCTGATGAACCGTCCGCCCGAGGTGATGCAGTTCGACGATCCGGAGAACCCGACGTCCATGGACGAGATCCTGAAGGCCCTGGGCGCGGACGTGGTGCCGTACGGTCTGAAGGTGGAGTGCTGCGGCGCATCGCACGGCATTGCCCAGAAGGACGTGGTGACCACGCTTTCGGGCCGTCTGCTCGACCTGGCCTACGCGGAAAAGGCCGTCGCCATGGTCACGGCCTGCCCCTTGTGCCAGATGAACCTGGATTTACGCCAAGGCCAGATCAACTCGGCGAACAAGACCAATTACAAGATGCCCATTTTCTACTACACCCAACTTCTCGGCATCGCCCTGGGCCTGCCCGAGAAGGAGCTGGGATTCGATAAACTGGCGGTGAACCCGGCCCCGGTCCTGAAAGCCATCCAGGAGCCCTCGCATGCCGCGAGCTAA